The nucleotide sequence CATTAAGAGTAACATGTggaatgttatttttttatgtatcaatAATATAGGAAAGCATGTAGGGATGTGAATGATTGTATTTGTCATAGTTCTGTTATCTGTTGCATGCTTCAATTTATTTGATTCTGAATTTCTGATCATGCAGGTGAAGAATCTTCCTTTGACCAGACCAAACTGTGGAAAAGATGTTcgtcattttgaatttgaacttgaGTCACATGTAAGTTATCCTATTTCTTTAACCTTGATGTACCTGTACATCGGTGTTTGTATCTTGTTGAAAGATACGAAAGGCTTGTGTTGAAATTCGTATGTATTACGCAGTAGAGCTCTTTTATATACATAGAATCACAATTTACCATGATTTGGATTCTATTTTACTTACATCATGTGTTAAAATAGATATGAAGTTATTCATCTTCCTTCTTTGAATTAACTTATGGGTTTTGGGTTCCTCAGGCTATCGAGTATGACACTGGTGATGTTCTTGAGATTCTTCCTGGTCAAGATTCAGCCGCAGTTGATGCTTTCATACGGCGTTGTAATTTGGATCCTGATGCATTCATCAGTGTAAGTCATTCAAGAGtagttaatgttatattatattaaaaatatcttcATCTTAACATATAACATCATAGATCATCCCCGTTTTCTTGGTTGTTTATATTCCATGATATGTTCCCCTATTTCATTAGGATTAAGTGTCTTTCATGATTAGTTTCAGTATTTGGTTAGTATTAGAATAAATAAGGGTATcagtataattttattattttgagtaTTCCATTTCCCTCCCTCTATACTAAACCCTATAAATTCAACAGTTAATATTAATGTGGTGCTCTCCCTATAGTTTCAGTATTTGCAATGTTTTAGAAGTGATGCTCTCCCTGGTTTGTACATGGTAGATCTCTTAAGTTGGATTTTAGGGAAAGGCGTGATTAGTTGTTATTTGCTGTAGGATAGTTATGTATTTGGAGTGGCAGTTATCTGTGTGGTTATagacatatatacatatagaaATTATGGGGGGATGTCTTTTTTTTACCGTTTGAGCAGTGTTTGAAAGAGGGAACTCCTTGTATAATTCTGGTTTATACTTGAATAATTATCAGTAGCCATATTTTCCAGATTTTGTGTTCAAAATTGAGTTTAATAGTACATGCCTCGAACTCAACAGCATTgacatttttttgtcaaaataaagcatagatattttttattagattcaTACTTTTGTTTGATGGAAGTGCTTGTATAATCTTTTCTAATAAGAAATCCCCTAATTTTCAGGTTAGTCCTAGAGGAATGGATGATTGCAATGGACATGGCTCTAGAATACCcgtaaaattaaaaacttatgTGGAACTGACTATGGATGTAGCTTCTGCTTCACCTCGGCGGTATTTCTTTGAGGCAAGATGCTGTATGTTTGTTTGACTTTCCTTTTAAAGTCATTTTAGAGATAATTACATAATGAGTAAATTGTCATTTTGGCCCTTGAATGTGAGTCACTATCActatatcaaaattacaaaacatGCCTATATTACTTACATAATTGAATTCAATGTTCgctatttcttgcattttatatCCTACCCctctttttatttgaaattttcacTTTGGGATTATATGATTTAATGAGttgataaataaaattcttGAGTTGGTAGCATTTTGAAATCAATCATAAGCCCACACAATGGCCTGATAATGCTGGCAAACATCTATCTTTCacctatgttttgattaacATTGTAATTGTTCCTACTCTTTCTAACATGTAGGATGATAATGGACCTGTATGCTTTGGAAtgccttttttttattgttcacTTTTATATAAACTGGATGTATTGTTCATGTTTATGGATGTTGGtgttaatttatgaaaaattaattatacctATCCTCATTTTAAAAAACTGGACTCCTTTTTGGAAACTTTTGTGGTTCTACATGAATGAATAGTTCTATAAACATGCTTTTAATATACCTGTATTTTCCTCATTAAAAGCTAACCTAGCAACAATTTGATGTCTCAGGTTATGAGCTTTTTTGCAACAGCTGAACATGAGAAGGAAAGACTTCAGTATTTTTCTTCACCTGAAGGAAGAGATGACCTGTACCAATACAACCAGAAGGAGAGGAGAACTGTTCTTGAGGTGAGGTCAATCAATTGTGCATTATTTTGCTTTGAATCAATTCACTAGTTTTTTATGCATTGAAGTCTTTATCTAACTGATTTTGGACTCTTTTCTTACTAAGATGTTAAGCAACTTCGTACtttgtagaaaatatttatgataTAATTAGAGTACAAACACTAATTCgtttaaatagaatatattttgAAGCCATAATTTGTGACATTCTATGCTTGTTTTCTTGCTTGTTTAGATAGTCCTTGATTATATGCTTTCATTTTCTTGtcagtttcattaaatcaatttcatgcatatatttgttttattttttgcggTAAAAAAGGTGCTCGAAGATTTTCCTTCTGTTCAAATGCCACTTGAGTGGCTAATCCAATTGGTTCCTATGCTGAAAACAAGAGCAttctctatttcttcttctCAATCAGTTCACCCCAATCAAGTACACTTGACTGTGAGTGTGGTGTCCTGGACAACACCTTACAAGAGGAAAAAGAAAGGACTGTGCTCCTCATGGCTAGCCACATTAGATCCCCGCAATGGTATGCACAAACAATTAGCCATTTATTGCATTTGTTTTAGGTTCTGTTATTACGTTATtacatattctaaaaaaatgattttgatattcaataatttagagattattttttagaaaagcaGAAGTTCTTCTGTGTTTGTCAACCGTAATAAGTATCACTTttataaacaatatcatctataaaaaattatttttgaaagttgaaacaaacAGATGAAAACTTCCAAaagtgattatttaaaaaaaatgttatttgtttaaGGAAAACTGTAACAGACAGATCCTTTGTTAAGTAACTTGTTTGTGTCTTGTTTTACACAGCTGTCGGTATTCCTGCTTGGTTCCAAAAAGGCTCCCTTCCTACAGCATCACCATCACTTCCCCTCATACTTGTTGGACCGGGCACAGGATGTGCACCTTTTCGCGGATTTATCGAGGAAAGGGCATTGCAAAGTAAAACTATTTCCACTGCTCCAATTATGTTCTTCTTTGGCTGTTGGAATGAAGACGGTGACTTTTTATACAAAGACTTGTGGTTGAATCATTCACAGAACAATGGTGTACTTTCAGAAGCAAATGGTGGAGGTTTCTATGTTGCTTTCTCTCGAGACCAGCCTGAGAAAGTTTATGTTCAGCATAAGATGAAGGAACACAGTGGAAGGGTTTGGAACCTATTAGCCGATGGAGCTGCTGTTTATATAGCAGGTTCATCAACCAAAATGCCTACGGATGTAACATCAGCTTTTGAGGAAATTGTATCTAAAGAAAATGAGGTTTCAAAGGAAGATGCAGTTAGGTGGATTAGGGCATTAGAAAGGTGCGGTAAATATCACATTGAAGCATGgtcttgagagttttattttgGGTCAGATAGCAAGTTTGGGTCCTCTATAGCCGTTTTACGGTGCAACTGTCTGCAGACGGTTGTAGAGGGTCCGGGTTCGTCAAGGAGGTCCAATCATACAGTTTTTTCTAAAGTCTAATACGGTTGCATGGATCAAATTGGTGCAAATTTTGTGGTTCTAATAAAATTTTGTGGTTcaacattattttatatatgttccTGTGCAACATGGTCTGCCTCATGAGCGTGAAATGTTTTCTTCATGATGGTGGTTTGATCCTCTGGGATTGGTGGGTATGCTCCTCCAAACGGGGAGGAGGGGGCTGTACCtgcaaaaaatccaaaatatgtTCAAAGATTCTGAGTATCCGATAATTCGCCAAGCAAGCATGGAGTAAACCTGAAGCGTGCTAAGTCGGAGAGTTGAAGTGAAATAAAGTAGAGAATTGAACGAGGATTATGAGAGCAGATTTGTTAAGCGAGTTACATCTGTTCGTTTAGCGAATCTTCGCTTTGAAGTAACCTTAATATGCTAAACGGACATCCGTTTGTTTGGCGAATCTTCATTTTACTGCAAAGTATTCAAGCCAATTAATgacaaaaggaaaatgttaatataGTAAAACATTCTTAGAACTTGTGTAATCAAATTCTTAAAAGTGTATGAAATACTCTTttcaatgtaaatttttttactccctccgttttaaaatgagtgtcgttttaaccaaaaaattgttttaaaatgaatgtcacctTCAGTTTCCactgcaataataactttttattttcaattgtacccttcaattaatactatatacactacttccaaagtattattttttctttaataaaaaaagaatgataacatctctctttcttttaattaatgcaaATTGTAATATGTGTGAAAAAACCTTAActtgacattcattttgaaatggagggagtatttttttcagagagagagagagagtacaCTAATCTACCAAGATCAAATAGATCATTAACATCGCTCACTACCACAACTCATGcaagcagaaaaaaaaaaaaacacgaaaaGCCGACACAATCAATCAGGAAATCccgaaaaaaatatcattcacaTAATACCAACCATTGACAATCTATCAACTTGATTGAACTATATGGAAAAACAAACCATCGACAGGAAATTCAAGACTGCATAATACACAATCTCCGAGTCGCAGAATgctatcaaattcaaatttgatcATTTATCTGGTCTTCAATTTAGCATCCCGGTTCGATTTAAACTCAGTGGAATACAAGCATATTAGTTTACCTTGTGGAAATGCTCATAGTACAGTAGTCTGGGTTATTATAGGTGTTGGTATTGGTATATGTACTAATTCGGGATGATGGTGTTTATTCATGAGACTTTTCACATAATCTTTATAAATTGGCATGGCCATGAGTATCTTTATTACTAAAGCTTGTCCGGTCAAGCTATTAGTAACCCTAATtcttaacctaatattttcccTCCACTAATCAAACATTTAATTCTCTTGAGTGGTTTTCCTTATCAGCATTTCACTCAACAATTCAAGTTTTCATCCCACAAAATTCCAATTCTGCCGATCCATTATTCTCCTACTGTatttaatgcatttaatcatctgtattgttttctcccaaatcctACGCCAGTTTCAATTCTAGCAGCCCTTTTATTTTCCCAACATGCCAATTATGCTCCCTTTGCATATTAAAACTCCACCATAATTAAAACAGACAGTATAGCTTAATAGTAGATCTCTTgagagtttttcttttttcctgtGAAGGTTTGGTGGCAAATTAGCTTTAACAATTAAGTGCATATTTCTGTTTTCATCCCATTTAGTTTAAGGTACTTTACTTTTCACTATCTTTTTTCTTAGATCACAAACAGAACTCCGTCATGGATATGTTTTTGGCTGCTGGTGTAAgaattaattgaaatttgcaGGTTCAGATTGGACATATTTGGTTCGCTCCCGACAAAAATAACTGAACAAGGACGAGCTTATTTAATATGGTACTCATCGACGCGCATGTTTAGATTTGTTTAtcaacattttccttttcaCCTTATTCCTCTTTTTCTACTTGAATTTTTTGTCTGAGTTTGTCTTTCAAAACTGTTTTGAAATCCACTGTTAAAGAGATAATATTTGGTAATTAAGTCTTTAGTTATGTTAAGAACTAGATTATGAGCATATGCAAAATTTTGAAAGCAATGATATGTTAATAATATCATTATTTAACTTCCCCCGTTActaatcatttcaattttactCTGTTTATTATGTAACACTACTGCTTTTTGTTTCAAGCAAATAACAtcaaaatatatagtttttaaaGTGACAGATTTGTGCAATTGACATTCATGCATTTTTCATTTGTCCATGTATATTGTTTACCGTACTATGCCACTCTTATTTTGGTAAATTTCCTTTGGCCTTCAACTCCTTTGAATTTTCTAAGACATGTTATTACACCGGAATCATTAATGTAATAGATTAGCTCATTAGTATCTTTTACGTTGAATAATAGCACTTGGTGATAATCATTGTCATTGGTGAATCAAAGTAACTTTTATAATGGTGTCTATTCTCTAACAATAGTATGATACGTAGGAGTATGTATTTCTTTATAGATATTATGACACTAACATACTGGTTTTATTATAGCTTAGTAGTAGTGATGGTTATCTTTCCAGGTTAAGTCAAAATGTGGATAAATAATTCATGGTGTTAAGGTAGTTGATCATGACCTTTTATAACAAGTGCTAAACTAAAGTTGTTCAAATGTGGATCGATGACACTTTATTTAGTTTATACTTCTTATAGCATGCCATATTTCTAACAGGTAACCATCCTGCTAAACATTTGAAGTAAGAAATTAGTagccacaattttttttaaatgttatgcagaataaataacaaataagagATTCTTGATTGAAATGCTCAAGCTAAAATAATGTTCCCCTGCATCATGGGTCCTAAAACACATGTTACTAACTTATCATTTAGATgtgatatttatataacaaattcAAGGAAGCTGAGTCATTTGTAAATTTAATCTGATGCGTTTGTGGTTAAAGGAGTTATATTCGAAGTGTGGGCTCTCATTGCTGCCATATGTTGGTTTTAGTTTTCtgctattgttttattttacattttggttttaatttttggGTCTACAAGTCGGTAGCATGGCCCTTCGGCTTTGGTTTTTTGAGGTATGCTACGGctgttattttttgttgcagCTTTGGGTTTGTTTTAAGCTACTGTTTGGATTTGACTGTTCCCCATTTCAAGTGTTTTGGTTCTTGGTTTTTGCTGCAGCAGGCACTGCTATTGGCAATTGtttagaaggaaagaaaaaaaaaaactatctgaATGTCATTTTATGGCT is from Medicago truncatula cultivar Jemalong A17 chromosome 1, MtrunA17r5.0-ANR, whole genome shotgun sequence and encodes:
- the LOC25485147 gene encoding NADPH-dependent diflavin oxidoreductase 1 isoform X1; translated protein: MKEIQQQQHHHKLLILYATQTGNALDAAERLAREAERRACPINLLSLHQYEPNLLPQEEAVVFVVSTTGQGDSPDSMKVFWRFLLQRSLSQHWLKGVHYTVFGLGDSGYQKYNFVAKKLDKRLKDLGGTTILERGLGDDQHPSGYEGTLDPWLSSLWRMLYTIKPEFLPNGPDVSIQDTALIDQPKVQITYHNIESHFSTASDTGSVRSMHPGKSSSDRSGHPDCFLKMVKNLPLTRPNCGKDVRHFEFELESHAIEYDTGDVLEILPGQDSAAVDAFIRRCNLDPDAFISVSPRGMDDCNGHGSRIPVKLKTYVELTMDVASASPRRYFFEVMSFFATAEHEKERLQYFSSPEGRDDLYQYNQKERRTVLEVLEDFPSVQMPLEWLIQLVPMLKTRAFSISSSQSVHPNQVHLTVSVVSWTTPYKRKKKGLCSSWLATLDPRNAVGIPAWFQKGSLPTASPSLPLILVGPGTGCAPFRGFIEERALQSKTISTAPIMFFFGCWNEDGDFLYKDLWLNHSQNNGVLSEANGGGFYVAFSRDQPEKVYVQHKMKEHSGRVWNLLADGAAVYIAGSSTKMPTDVTSAFEEIVSKENEVSKEDAVRWIRALERCGKYHIEAWS
- the LOC25485147 gene encoding NADPH-dependent diflavin oxidoreductase 1 isoform X2, with the protein product MSFFATAEHEKERLQYFSSPEGRDDLYQYNQKERRTVLEVLEDFPSVQMPLEWLIQLVPMLKTRAFSISSSQSVHPNQVHLTVSVVSWTTPYKRKKKGLCSSWLATLDPRNAVGIPAWFQKGSLPTASPSLPLILVGPGTGCAPFRGFIEERALQSKTISTAPIMFFFGCWNEDGDFLYKDLWLNHSQNNGVLSEANGGGFYVAFSRDQPEKVYVQHKMKEHSGRVWNLLADGAAVYIAGSSTKMPTDVTSAFEEIVSKENEVSKEDAVRWIRALERCGKYHIEAWS